One window of the Alligator mississippiensis isolate rAllMis1 chromosome 5, rAllMis1, whole genome shotgun sequence genome contains the following:
- the LOC132250684 gene encoding cytochrome P450 2J1-like gives MRLSQQLTQQISIFQSPRFPSPSMFFPPLVYRSSIERVQAEIDTVIGQSRQPAVDDRDNMPYTNAVVHEIQRMGNIVPFNLPRLTTSDTTLAGFHLPKGTVLISSLTTVLNDKNKWETPDVFNPEHFLQDGQFRKKEAFLPFSAGKRVCLGETLARMELFLFFTALFQRFMFQSLKDMKLNLQVKMGLTTSPHPYKICALPR, from the exons ATGCGACTTTCCCAGCAACTCACTCAGCAAATCAGCATATTCCAGAGCCCACGATTTCCAAGTCCCAGCATGTTCTTTCCTCCACTGGTCTATAGATCCTCCATCG AGAGAGTGCAAGCAGAGATCGACACGGTGATTGGCCAGTCCCGCCAGCCAGCCGTGGACGACAGAGACAACATGCCATACACCAACGCAGTTGTGCATGAAATTCAAAGGATGGGCAACATTGTACCTTTTAATTTGCCGCGACTGACAACCAGCGACACAACGCTGGCTGGATTCCATCTGCCCAAG GGTACCGTTCTGATCTCCAGTTTAACAACAGTGTTGAATGACAAGAACAAGTGGGAAACTCCTGATGTCTTTAACCCTGAGCACTTTCTGCAGGATGGCCAGTTCAGGAAGAAAGAGGCTTTCCTGCCCTTCTCGGCAG GGAAAAGGGTTTGCCTGGGAGAGACGCTGGCTAGAATGGAGTTGTTCCTGTTCTTCACCGCCCTTTTCCAGAGGTTCATGTTCCAGTCACTGAAGGACATGAAGCTCAACCTCCAGGTCAAAATGGGACTCACCACAAGTCCTCATCCATACAAGATCTGTGCTCTGCCGCGCTAG
- the LOC102557714 gene encoding LOW QUALITY PROTEIN: cytochrome P450 2J2 (The sequence of the model RefSeq protein was modified relative to this genomic sequence to represent the inferred CDS: substituted 1 base at 1 genomic stop codon), whose protein sequence is MQLQFLSPLAVLWENVSFRTFAAFTVVGLLIADCMKRSRPANFPPGPLPLPFLGHIFHLDFKQPHLSMKKLAEKYGNIFSLQLGYKMLVTVNGLQLVKEALVHQGENFADRPQIPIMLEVRGSLGLVSANGYSWKXQRRFALSTLRNFGVGKRSLEERIQQEIGYLIEAVEEEKGNPFDPHFKINNAVSNVIRSITFGSRFEYHDRHFQKLLQLVGETLYLRGTVWTQLYNSFPTLMKWLPGHHHTLFKNWGKLKCFVKEEIAKHKEDWNPVDTRDFIDCYLKEIAKNEASSSFHENNLLFSTLDLFFTGTETTSTTILWGLLYMAMYPEIQERVQAEIDTVISQSRQPAMDDRDNMSYTNAVVHEIQRMGNIVPLNVPRMTTRDTTLAGFHLPKGTSLICNLMSVLFDKNEWETPDAFNPEHFLKDGQFRKREAFLPFSAGKRVCLGEQLARTELFLFFASLFQKFTFQAPKDVKLNLRFRIGLTMNPQPYKICALPR, encoded by the exons ATGCAGCTGCAGTTTCTCTCCCCTTTGGCCGTTCTCTGGGAGAATGTGTCCTTCCGGACCTTCGCGGCGTTCACGGTTGTGGGGCTGCTGATCGCTGATTGTATGAAGAGGAGCCGTCCAGCAAATTTCCCTCCAGGACCACTGCCCCTTCCATTCCTGGGTCACATATTCCATCTGGACTTCAAGCAGCCTCATCTCTCCATGAAGAAG cttgctGAAAAATATGGCAACATTTTCAGCCTGCAGCTTGGTTACAAGATGCTTGTGACTGTGAATGGGTTGCAGCTGGTGAAGGAAGCACTTGTTCATCAGGGTGAAAACTTTGCAGATCGTCCCCAGATCCCCATTATGCTGGAGGTCCGCGGTAGCTTGG GACTGGTCTCTGCTAATGGGTATAGCTGGAAATAACAGAGACGATTTGCCCTATCAACTCTGAGAAACTTTGGCGTGGGGAAGAGAAGCTTAGAGGAGCGCATACAACAGGAGATCGGGTACCTCATTGAGGCAGTTGAGGAAGAGAAAG GGAATCCTTTTGACCCCCACTTTAAAATTAACAACGCCGTTTCCAACGTTATACGTTCCATCACTTTTGGCAGCCGGTTTGAGTATCACGACAGGCACTTCCAGAAGTTGCTGCAGTTGGTGGGTGAGACGCTGTACCTCCGTGGAACTGTTTGGACCCAG CTGTATAATTCCTTTCCCACCCTAATGAAGTGGCTCCCAGGACACCATCACACCCTTTTTAAAAACTGgggaaaactgaaatgttttgtgaAAGAAGAGATTGCAAAGCACAAGGAGGACTGGAATCCAGTGGACACCAGGGACTTCATTGACTGCTATCTGAAGGAAATCGCAAAG AATGAAGCCAGTTCATCTTTCCATGAAAATAATCTTTTATTTTCTACACTGGACCTTTTTTTTACTGGAACTGAAACAACCTCCACAACCATCCTCTGGGGCCTACTGTACATGGCCATGTATCCAGAAATTCAAG AGAGAGTGCAAGCGGAGATCGACACGGTGATTAGCCAGTCCCGCCAGCCAGCCATGGACGACAGAGACAACATGTCATACACCAACGCAGTTGTGCATGAAATTCAAAGGATGGGCAACATTGTACCTTTAAATGTGCCCCGAATGACAACCAGGGACACAACGCTGGCTGGATTCCACCTGCCAAAG GGTACCAGTCTGATCTGCAACTTAATGTCAGTGCTGTTTGACAAGAATGAGTGGGAAACTCCCGATGCCTTTAACCCTGAGCACTTTCTGAAGGATGGACAGTTCAGAAAGAGGGAAGCTTTCCTGCCCTTCTCAGCAG GGAAAAGGGTTTGCCTGGGAGAGCAGCTGGCTAGAACGGAGCTGTTCCTGTTCTTTGCCTCCCTTTTTCAGAAGTTCACGTTCCAGGCTCCAAAGGATGTGAAGCTCAACCTCCGGTTCAGAATAGGACTCACCATGAACCCTCAGCCCTACAAAATCTGTGCCCTACCTCGCTAG